TATCAGCCAAGGCTGTCAAAAATATCAAAGGACATTGTGAAGGAGCTAAAATGTTGGTTTCCCAGCAGGAAACAGGTATATGATAAACATTTCTGGTTACTTGTTTCTGAGAAGAGAGCTGTCCATGACTCCAGAATAAAGATGATCCACTCACATTTTTCAGTCcgcagcagcagctctggagGTTCTATGTCGACAGACGTTAACATTTTCCCATCAAATGAAGGCTCGTGGTAGCGGCCGTGTATGGGAATTGTTACTTTTAGCACTCTGGGAGTTCTGGGAGGTCCATCAGGGGTGGGATACACATAGGTGACAAATCCAGAAGTCTTGTGAGCAGGCACCTCTAGGTCGATGGTTGAATCTAGTAATATCTTACAGAGGtgaatacataaataattaatacaTACATTGTGTAGATGCggtttgtaatatttattttcacaaatgtgCCTGTTTTTCGGCAAAGTGTCCATCTTACCTGCCAATCATTTTGATCATTCAGGGATGCAAGTTGGTATGGATCAATGTAGACGCCTCTGGGCCATCTATGAACCAGCAAAACCCTGAGCCCGCTGAGCACATCAGTGCTGAGCTCAACAGTGGTTACAACCTCCCTAAACACAGGAGAAATCATTTACTCATTCCACTCACAAGGAGCCTTGGAGATGGGTTTTGTTCCATGTTTGAAAATACACCAAAGACAGTACCTGTGGAAACCCTTTTTGCTGACCTCCACTGAAACTAATGAGGATTCAAGCAACTGCTTCAGAGGACCACACTGGTCCTCATTCTTCTCATCTATTGGTCAAGACCAGAACAGACTGTAATACATTTATGGCCGacttaattatttatattgttagTTTTGATAACGTCAAAGTATCCCTATCCTGCCAGAAACTTTACCAAAATTAAGTTAAAAGTTTGGGTGACACACGAAACTAATCAGGGATTTAAATTCAcagggctttattggcatgggaaaCAGACGTGTACatctcatagactgtatggtaCATCGCCAACCCACgtgggaaataaaaacatgtaaataaacagaaaaagtttgattttTCTAACTTTATCAGTCAGAATCCGCTTTAGAAAGGTCCAACAATATGCCTTACCCTTTTTGATCAAACAATGACATGTCGATAGACAAGCCAACGCAGAGACCAGTACCAAATACATCAAAACTATAATGGTGAACTACAAAACgttttatttacagcataaGTATTCTGTTTATTTAGCTACAACGGAAATAATTGGTGCTCTTTTCAATTGTTTACGGAAAAGGATATTGAAGGACCCTTTTGTATTTTTCGGGAAGCTGCGACAGTGCCTGactagaaagaaaaaataaacggACATTTTGGGAAAGCTCTGATGTAATAATTAAGTATAAGAATGGATGCTCACACCATCACTTATCATCGATTACTGTCATCGTAGGTGAAACACTAAGACCTTAAAATATTTACTCTAAATATAGACAGGCTTCGGTGTAGGAAGACTAAGGTTATGCACCAAGCAACCGTTGAACGCTAATCGTCTCTAAAACTTGCGGACACATTTgtcaaatattttcattatcataGCTAAAATGTTTATAGTTTTTTACCGCTGAACTCCCAACTGGAGACCAGGTGAAACTAGGTTTTCTGCAAACATAGAACAGAAGATGAGTTTCGAGGCAAAGCGATGTGGAGTGCAGTTCAGTCCTCCAGCTATAGTTTTAATTTATGAACACAAGGAAACCCAAAAGGTGCGGAAAAGAATTATACCTGTGCGGAACTTCTCTAAATATTCTGGTAAGGAAACACGATTATTTTGCAACTCACACAAGCAGACAACTTTTCTCCCCTGGGGATCTCCCAGGTCCATGTAACGttaacacattttcaggatatcagaatataaataaagattgcTGTAGCAACAGTTTCGGGGCTCAGTGGTAATCACAGTAATCTCACTGGATTTCTAGCAGAATTTCTAAAGATGTGGGCCCCTAAAATCTACCAGTCAGTTACTGctactatttattattttatagtaCAGTCATTGCTCATTatctattaatttattatttc
This genomic window from Micropterus dolomieu isolate WLL.071019.BEF.003 ecotype Adirondacks linkage group LG05, ASM2129224v1, whole genome shotgun sequence contains:
- the pigx gene encoding phosphatidylinositol-glycan biosynthesis class X protein isoform X1, producing the protein MYLVLVSALACLSTCHCLIKKDEKNEDQCGPLKQLLESSLVSVEVSKKGFHREVVTTVELSTDVLSGLRVLLVHRWPRGVYIDPYQLASLNDQNDWQILLDSTIDLEVPAHKTSGFVTYVYPTPDGPPRTPRVLKVTIPIHGRYHEPSFDGKMLTSVDIEPPELLLRTEKCTQLNILVPHTVVDAPCTHDNSSTCPWVKLQQQQQQEQSPMGFQFPVGDGSLVMPVCSGTLLVTIICCMTLSKYMWKHRII
- the pigx gene encoding phosphatidylinositol-glycan biosynthesis class X protein isoform X2 encodes the protein MYLVLVSALACLSTCHCLIKKDEKNEDQCGPLKQLLESSLVSVEVSKKGFHREVVTTVELSTDVLSGLRVLLVHRWPRGVYIDPYQLASLNDQNDWQILLDSTIDLEVPAHKTSGFVTYVYPTPDGPPRTPRVLKVTIPIHGRYHEPSFDGKMLTSVDIEPPELLLRTEKCTQLNILVPHTVVDAPCTHDNSSTCPWVKLQQQQQEQSPMGFQFPVGDGSLVMPVCSGTLLVTIICCMTLSKYMWKHRII